The following are encoded in a window of Platichthys flesus chromosome 11, fPlaFle2.1, whole genome shotgun sequence genomic DNA:
- the kcnv1 gene encoding potassium voltage-gated channel subfamily V member 1: MSFPSRSVAAAELHGDSTSPLSLDSSVFFSETTASCVRDVDFFIINVGGSRYVLSHELLASHPETRLGKLASCSRDSALELCDDADLLDNEFFFDRSSQTFQYVMNFYRTGHLHVREELCEVSFLQEIEYWGIHDVRIHPCCRERYYRRKEQKESFYVQGEFEAEGDEEDFIGAVLPALRRRLWDLLEKPDSSRAARTFSSLSILLVGLSLINMVLISLDLGEDVGVSDVGIRAPLLFDALEYVCVVWFTGELALRFLCVRDKCRFSQNVLNVIDLLAILPFYVTLAVESLHGGTSELENMGRVVQVLRLLRSLRMLKLGRHSTGLKSLGTTIAQCYEEVGLLLLFLGVGISIFAMVVFTLEHDLPATTFTSVPAAWWWATTSMTTVGYGDIRPDTVLGKVLAFLCILSGILILALPIAIINDRFSACYFTLKMKEAALRHGEMLKRLARGSVVETGEGALGGGVNLRDAYARSVLEMLRLQGHERASTRSSGGEELWW; the protein is encoded by the exons ATGAGCTTCCCTTCAAGGTCGGTGGCGGCGGCTGAGCTCCACGGTGACAGCACCTCACCGCTGTCTCTGGACTCCAGCGTCTTCTTCAGCGAGACGACGGCGTCCTGCGTCAGAGACGTTGACTTCTTCATCATCAACGTTGGAGGGAGTCGCTACGTGCTGTCCCACGAGCTGCTGGCGTCCCACCCAGAGACCCGGCTGGGGAAACTGGCCTCCTGCAGCCGGGACTCGGCTCTGGAGCTCTGCGACGACGCCGACCTCCTGGACAACGAGTTCTTCTTTGACCGAAGTTCACAGACCTTCCA GTACGTGATGAACTTCTACCGGACGGGTCACCTGCACGTCCGGGAGGAGCTGTGTGAGGTCTCCTTCCTGCAGGAGATTGAGTACTGGGGCATCCACGACGTTCGGATCCATCCTTGCTGCCGCGAGCGTTACTATCGCCGcaaggagcagaaggagagcTTCTACGTTCAGGGAGAGTTTGAGGctgaaggtgatgaagaggatttTATAGGCGCCGTCCTCCCTGCTCTCCGCAGACGCCTTTGGGACCTTCTGGAGAAGCCTGACTCGTCACGGGCAGCTCGCACCTTCAGCTCACTGTCCATTCTCCTCGTGGGGCTGTCGCTGATCAACATGGTGCTCATCTCGCTGGACTTAGGGGAGGACGTGGGAGTGAGTGACGTGGGGATTAGGGCCCCGCTACTGTTCGATGCCCTGGAGTACGTGTGCGTGGTGTGGTTCACGGGCGAGCTGGCACTTCGGTTCCTCTGTGTGAGGGATAAGTGTCGGTTCAGCCAGAACGTCCTCAACGTGATCGACCTGCTGGCCATCCTGCCCTTCTATGTGACGCTGGCAGTGGAGAGCCTGCATGGAGGAACCAGCGAGCTGGAGAACATGGGCCGGGTGGTGCAGGTCCTCCGACTCCTCAGGTCCCTCCGCATGCTGAAGCTGGGACGACACTCGACAG gCCTGAAGTCTCTGGGTACGACCATCGCTCAGTGCTACGAGGAAGtcggcctcctgctcctcttcctcggagTCGGCATCTCAATCTTCGCCATGGTGGTCTTCACTCTGGAGCACGACCTTCCTGCCACGACCTTCACCAGCGTACCAGCCGCTTGGTGGTGGGCAACCACCTCCATGACCACGGTCGGCTACGGGGACATCCGGCCCGACACGGTGTTGGGGAAGGTGCTGGCCTTCCTCTGCATCCTGTCCGGGATCCTCATCCTGGCGCTGCCCATCGCCATCATCAACGACCGCTTCTCCGCCTGCTACTTCACACTGAAGATGAAAGAGGCGGCGCTGCGGCACGGCGAGATGCTCAAGAGGCTGGCCCGGGGCTCGGTGGTGGAGACAGGGGAGGGAGCACTGGGGGGAGGCGTGAACTTAAGGGACGCCTACGCCAGGAGCGTCCTGGAGATGTTGAGGCTGCAGGGGCACGAGCGAGCGAGCACCCgcagcagcggaggagaggaacTGTGGTGGTAG
- the dek gene encoding protein DEK has product MSEVVEEAVDSPAGSEEEVEDTQDTSQEELSSLSGVKAAVVGDIIEGKRPKKTVDRLDFQAPKQKEKLKIGEGSGYKLGDIPRTSFQLHKMKAADLKPLHTILFDRPGKTATIKKNLRLFNGFGFDADSEQYIKKRDKLLKNSNFTNTKLKVVCCVLDLEKKGTHTDLVDRIMTFLIAPKTSGKRLPVKKKRKSKKKLSGDNSETQTKKKSKSKPTSSLSSPKKSKAGSKSKAIVMDSSSDEEEEEEDEKVGASAEAEGSDMEEKLSEKEEDQSDKSELSADEEEDEDDDSWKSELSRGKSASKKSAPVKRQRTSAKKTLPPKKRAKKDVTDESDTQPEEKPKKKKSPVVKPAAKTKKADSSSSSKNNTNTADDSSDDEPLIKMIRRDPSDAQLKETVQGLLKEANLEEMTMKQICQKVFDTFPDHDLSSKKDYIKQTVKSLIT; this is encoded by the exons ATGAGTGAAGTGGTGGAGGAAGCCGTGGACAGCCCTGCAGGGtccgaggaggaggtggaggacacGCAGGACACGTCGCAGGAAGAGCTGTCCAGTCTGAGTGGTGTGAAAGCAGCCG TGGTTGGTGACATCATCGAGGGCAAGCGGCCAAAGAAAACGGTCGACCGGCTCGATTTCCAGGCACCCAAGCAAAAGGAGAAGCTCAAGATTGGAGAAG GTAGTGGATATAAATTGGGAGACATTCCACGCACCAGCTTCCAGCTCCACAAGATGAAGGCAGCTGATCTGAAACCTCTTCACACCATCCTGTTCGACAGGCCAGGAAAG ACAGCCACGATAAAGAAGAACTTGCGTCTGTTTAACGGATTTGGTTTCGATGCCGACAGTGAACAGTACATCAAAAAACGAGACAAGCTCCTCAA AAATTCAAATTTCACCAACACAAAGCTGAAagttgtctgttgtgttttggaTCTGGAGAAGAAAGGAACTCACACAGATCTGGTCGACAGGATCATGACTTTCCTCATTGCACCTAAAACCAGTGGGAAG CGTCTCcctgtgaagaagaagaggaaatcaaAGAAGAAACTGTCGGGCGACAACTCTGAGACACAGACCAAGAAAAAGAGCAAATCCAAACCCACGAGCTCGTTGTCCAGTCCCAAGAAGTCCAAAGCAGGAAGCAAGTCCAAAGCCATCGTCATGGACTCCAGCagtgacgaggaagaggaggaagaggatgagaaggTGGGGGCGTCGGCTGAGGCTGAGGGAtcagacatggaggagaaactgtcagagaaagaggaagaccAGTCCGACAAGTCGGAGCTTTCTGcagacgaagaggaggacgaggatgatGAC tcttGGAAATCGGAGCTGAGCAGAGGGAAGAGTGCATCGAAGAAATCAGCGCCAGTGAAAAGACAAAGGACGTCAGCGAAGAAGACGCTTCCTCCGAAGAAGAGAGCGAAGAAGGACGTGACCGACGAGAGCGACACACAACCTGAGGAGAAG CCCAAAAAGAAGAAGTCTCCTGTGGTCAAACCTGCAGCCAAGACAAAGAAggccgacagcagcagcagcagcaagaacaacacaaacacag CAGACGACAGTTCAGACGACGAGCCGCTCATCAAGATGATCCGGAGAGACCCGAGCGACGCCCAGCTGAAGGAGACCGTCCAGGGTTTGCTGAAGGAGGCGAATCTGGAGGAGATGACCATGAAACAGATCTGTCAGAAG GTGTTTGACACCTTCCCAGACCACGACCTGAGCAGCAAAAAGGACTACATCAAACAGACAGTCAAATCT CTCATCACATGA